Proteins from a single region of Abyssalbus ytuae:
- the murQ gene encoding N-acetylmuramic acid 6-phosphate etherase: MTFTKTTELSSNYDNLEKQDVIELLKKINNEDKTVPAAVEKSIPQIEKLTQQVVNKVINGGRLFYLGAGTSGRLGIVDASECPPTFGVPHNLVIGLIAGGDSAIRKAVEFAEDSLEQGWTDLKKHNISEKDIVIGIAASGTTPYVVGAIENCNTHNILTGCITCNAGSPLAKAAKFPVEVIVGPEFVTGSSRMKAGTAQKLVLNMISTVTMIKLGRVKGNKMVDMMLSNNKLVDRGIRMLVEELKISPTKAVELLTEYKNVRKAIIAYNEKNK; encoded by the coding sequence ATGACATTCACAAAAACAACAGAACTTAGTTCCAATTATGATAATCTTGAAAAACAGGATGTTATCGAACTATTAAAAAAAATTAACAACGAAGACAAAACTGTTCCGGCGGCAGTAGAAAAATCTATACCACAAATTGAAAAATTAACACAACAAGTTGTTAATAAGGTAATTAATGGCGGAAGATTGTTTTATTTAGGAGCCGGTACCAGTGGAAGACTTGGAATTGTAGATGCTTCAGAATGTCCGCCTACTTTTGGCGTACCGCATAACCTCGTCATAGGGCTAATTGCCGGAGGAGATTCTGCAATAAGAAAAGCTGTTGAATTTGCAGAAGATTCTTTGGAACAAGGTTGGACAGATTTAAAAAAACATAATATTTCTGAAAAAGATATTGTAATTGGCATAGCAGCATCCGGCACCACTCCTTATGTAGTAGGTGCCATTGAAAATTGTAACACCCATAATATACTTACAGGGTGTATTACATGCAATGCAGGAAGCCCCCTGGCAAAAGCTGCTAAATTTCCCGTTGAAGTAATAGTTGGTCCTGAATTTGTAACCGGAAGTTCAAGAATGAAAGCAGGTACTGCACAAAAATTGGTGCTTAATATGATATCTACTGTTACTATGATAAAACTTGGCAGGGTAAAAGGTAATAAAATGGTAGATATGATGCTGAGTAATAATAAATTAGTTGACAGAGGTATACGAATGCTTGTAGAAGAGCTTAAAATATCTCCCACTAAGGCTGTAGAATTACTTACAGAATACAAAAATGTTAGAAAAGCTATAATTGCCTACAATGAAAAGAACAAATAA
- a CDS encoding ABC-F family ATP-binding cassette domain-containing protein, which yields MNYLSVENIAKSYGERVLFTNISFGINKDQKIAFIAKNGTGKTSLLNIITGKDNPDSGQVISRKGINSAFLSQEPELLPNLTIEETIFASENKILKVIQQYEKALLNPDETEAYQKAFEQMEINNAWDFETQYKQILFKLKLENLDQKVSTLSGGQKKRLALASILINKPDLLILDEPTNHLDLEMIEWLEQYFSKENITLFMVTHDRYFLERVCTEIIELDNGNIYQYKGNYSYYLEKKEARMEAEKASVEKARNLFVKELDWMRRQPKARTTKSKSRIDDFYIIKEKAHQRRKDHTIQLEINMERLGNKIVEFHNVSKAFDNLQILNKFNYTFKKGERVGIIGKNGTGKSTFLNMLTKTINPDSGKIITGDTVRFGYYTQSGINPKPEQKVIDIIKEFGEYIPLAKGRQISASQLLERFLFDRKKQYDFVEKLSGGELKRLYLCTVLIQNPNFLILDEPTNDLDIVTLNVLEDFLLDFPGCLIVVSHDRYFMDKVVDHLFVFKGDAEIEDFPGNYTDYRVYEDSIPEESSLEKKEKKTWKKDTNSGLSFNEQKEYNRLEKDIKKLEEDKQTIEKLFLEGTLNGDEINKQSIKLQEIINQIDRKTERWFELSDKI from the coding sequence GTGAATTATCTTTCTGTAGAAAATATAGCAAAATCATATGGTGAAAGGGTCCTTTTTACCAATATTTCTTTTGGAATAAATAAAGACCAAAAAATTGCATTTATAGCAAAAAACGGAACCGGAAAAACATCATTACTCAATATCATTACAGGAAAAGATAACCCCGATAGCGGCCAGGTAATTTCCCGTAAAGGAATAAATAGTGCTTTTTTATCACAAGAGCCGGAGTTATTACCTAATCTTACTATAGAAGAAACCATTTTTGCTTCTGAAAACAAAATTTTAAAAGTTATCCAACAGTATGAAAAAGCATTACTTAACCCTGATGAGACTGAAGCCTACCAAAAGGCTTTTGAACAAATGGAAATAAATAATGCCTGGGATTTTGAAACCCAATACAAACAAATACTTTTTAAACTAAAACTTGAAAACTTAGACCAAAAAGTATCAACTTTATCAGGAGGACAAAAAAAGCGACTGGCTCTCGCTTCTATTCTTATAAATAAACCCGATTTACTTATTTTAGATGAGCCCACAAACCATCTTGATTTGGAAATGATAGAATGGTTGGAACAATACTTTTCCAAAGAAAATATTACACTGTTTATGGTTACCCACGACCGGTATTTCTTAGAGAGGGTCTGCACCGAAATAATTGAACTGGATAATGGTAATATTTATCAGTACAAAGGAAATTATTCTTATTATTTAGAGAAAAAAGAAGCAAGAATGGAAGCTGAAAAAGCGTCGGTTGAAAAAGCCCGTAACCTGTTTGTAAAAGAGCTGGACTGGATGCGGCGCCAGCCAAAAGCCCGAACAACAAAATCAAAATCACGAATTGATGATTTTTACATTATAAAAGAAAAGGCTCACCAACGTCGCAAAGACCACACAATACAATTGGAGATTAATATGGAAAGGCTGGGAAACAAAATTGTGGAATTTCACAATGTATCAAAAGCGTTTGACAATCTCCAAATCCTCAATAAATTTAATTACACTTTTAAAAAAGGGGAACGGGTTGGTATTATCGGAAAAAATGGTACCGGCAAATCTACCTTTCTTAACATGCTTACCAAAACAATAAACCCCGACTCCGGTAAAATAATTACAGGTGATACTGTGAGATTCGGATATTATACTCAAAGTGGGATTAATCCAAAACCAGAGCAAAAAGTAATTGATATAATTAAAGAATTTGGCGAATATATACCCCTGGCAAAAGGACGTCAAATATCAGCTTCACAATTACTGGAAAGGTTTTTATTTGACAGAAAAAAACAATACGATTTTGTTGAAAAACTAAGTGGAGGTGAATTAAAAAGGCTTTATTTATGTACAGTACTTATCCAAAACCCAAATTTTTTAATTTTAGATGAACCTACTAATGATTTGGATATTGTAACCCTTAATGTACTCGAAGATTTCCTTTTGGATTTTCCCGGATGCCTTATCGTAGTGTCACATGACAGATATTTTATGGACAAAGTGGTAGACCATTTATTTGTTTTCAAAGGAGATGCAGAAATAGAAGATTTCCCCGGAAACTATACCGACTACAGAGTATATGAAGATAGTATTCCTGAAGAATCCTCTTTAGAAAAAAAAGAAAAAAAGACCTGGAAAAAAGATACTAATTCAGGTTTAAGTTTTAATGAACAAAAAGAGTATAACCGATTAGAAAAAGACATAAAAAAACTGGAAGAAGATAAACAAACTATTGAAAAACTTTTTTTGGAAGGCACTCTAAATGGCGATGAAATAAATAAACAATCGATTAAATTACAGGAAATCATCAATCAAATTGACAGAAAGACTGAAAGATGGTTTGAATTATCTGATAAAATATAA
- a CDS encoding lipoprotein N-acyltransferase Lnb domain-containing protein — protein MRKIILNFLFFIPYFFTGQNLQLSPQAEISIITCGPGEELYSSFGHSAFRVKDPSLNIDIAYNYGTFDFNTPNFYGKFAQGKLLYHLSVYSFKVFEYSYLQEQRWVKEQVLNLTREEKNKLFHFLNNNAKPENKFYLYDFFFDNCSSKIRDVLVNVLDNNLKFNNNYIKDSYTFRELIQMNLNPNSWGSFGIDLALGSVIDRNATPYEYMFLPDFIFSAFEHAKIKDSNQPVVKKTNTILKSNKNFKIQPYFLLSPGFVYLILFLLVFFVTYTDIKNNKRSRWLDFSLFFFTGVIGIIVLLLWFATDHTMTKNNFNFLWAFPLNIVVSFFTIKKELKNWTWYYLIALLSFILITIFLWIFKIQVFPLMIIPVLLMLTIRYLYLLKYSGNKKHIVVTS, from the coding sequence ATGAGAAAAATTATCTTAAATTTTCTTTTTTTTATACCTTATTTTTTTACAGGTCAAAACCTTCAGCTTTCGCCACAAGCTGAAATTAGTATTATTACCTGTGGTCCGGGTGAAGAATTATATTCATCATTTGGCCATAGTGCCTTTCGTGTTAAAGACCCTTCATTAAACATTGATATAGCATACAATTATGGAACTTTTGATTTTAACACCCCAAATTTTTACGGCAAATTTGCTCAGGGTAAATTATTGTATCATTTAAGTGTATATAGCTTTAAAGTATTTGAATATAGTTATCTGCAAGAGCAACGATGGGTAAAGGAACAGGTATTAAATTTAACCCGGGAGGAAAAAAATAAACTCTTTCACTTTTTAAATAATAATGCTAAACCTGAAAACAAATTTTATTTGTATGATTTTTTCTTTGATAATTGCTCATCAAAAATAAGGGATGTATTGGTTAATGTGCTGGATAATAACCTAAAATTCAATAATAATTACATAAAAGACAGTTATACCTTTAGGGAACTCATACAAATGAACTTAAACCCAAACTCATGGGGAAGTTTTGGCATTGATCTGGCTTTAGGTAGTGTTATAGATAGAAACGCCACACCGTATGAATATATGTTTCTACCGGATTTTATTTTCTCGGCTTTTGAACATGCTAAAATTAAAGATTCTAATCAACCTGTAGTAAAAAAAACTAATACAATCTTAAAGAGTAATAAAAATTTTAAAATTCAGCCCTATTTTTTATTAAGTCCGGGATTTGTGTATCTGATTCTTTTTCTTTTAGTATTTTTTGTTACTTACACAGATATTAAAAATAATAAAAGAAGCAGGTGGCTGGATTTTTCTCTTTTCTTTTTCACAGGTGTTATAGGCATCATTGTTCTTTTACTTTGGTTTGCCACTGATCATACAATGACAAAAAATAATTTTAACTTCTTATGGGCTTTCCCACTAAATATTGTTGTTAGCTTTTTTACAATCAAAAAAGAGTTAAAAAACTGGACATGGTATTATTTAATAGCTTTACTTTCTTTTATATTAATTACCATTTTTTTATGGATATTTAAAATTCAGGTTTTTCCTCTTATGATCATACCTGTGCTACTTATGTTAACTATACGATATCTGTATTTACTCAAATATTCCGGGAATAAAAAACATATCGTTGTGACTTCATAA
- a CDS encoding CDP-alcohol phosphatidyltransferase family protein, with product MKKHIPNIITLLNLLCGTIAVLFAVKNELETAAIFAFSGIVFDFFDGLAARALKVQSELGVQLDSLADMVTCGVVPGIVMFQLFNLLSDTSFGWGNENWLDKTGFAPLSVFGLFITLASAYRLAKFNIDENQVSSFIGLPTPANTLFILSLPLILSYQRNDLINSIIINKWFLIIITVISCYMLNSKIQLFAFKFKNWQLKGNAVKYFFLLLSLIGIILLKFAAIPLIIIAYVITSLVDGVALKNKKSS from the coding sequence ATGAAAAAACATATTCCTAACATTATTACATTATTAAATTTATTGTGTGGCACTATTGCTGTGCTTTTTGCTGTTAAAAATGAACTGGAAACGGCCGCTATTTTTGCTTTTTCTGGAATAGTTTTTGATTTTTTTGACGGTCTTGCGGCAAGAGCCCTTAAAGTGCAAAGTGAATTGGGGGTACAATTAGACTCTCTGGCAGATATGGTTACCTGTGGGGTTGTTCCAGGAATTGTGATGTTTCAATTATTTAACCTGTTGTCAGATACATCATTTGGCTGGGGAAATGAAAATTGGTTGGATAAAACCGGATTTGCTCCCTTATCTGTATTTGGTCTTTTTATAACTCTTGCATCTGCATACAGGCTGGCTAAATTTAATATTGATGAAAACCAGGTGTCTTCTTTTATTGGCCTGCCAACCCCGGCCAATACATTATTCATATTGTCGTTGCCTCTTATTTTGTCTTATCAGAGAAATGATTTGATTAACAGTATAATAATTAATAAATGGTTTTTGATAATCATAACTGTTATTAGTTGTTATATGTTGAATTCTAAAATTCAACTTTTTGCTTTTAAATTTAAAAATTGGCAATTAAAAGGAAATGCAGTTAAATACTTTTTTTTGTTATTATCACTAATAGGGATTATTTTACTAAAATTTGCAGCTATACCACTTATAATAATAGCTTATGTAATAACTTCTTTAGTGGATGGTGTAGCGTTAAAAAATAAAAAAAGCTCTTGA
- the lptB gene encoding LPS export ABC transporter ATP-binding protein, whose translation MKLRAQNIMKSYKGRPVVKGISLEVNRGEIVGLLGPNGAGKTTSFYMIVGLIKPNGGKIFLDNTEITKFPMYKRAQNGIGYLAQEASVFRKLSVEDNILSVLQLTKLSKSEQKERLEKLLEEFGLTEKRKRRGDLLSGGERRRTEIARALATDPKFILLDEPFAGVDPVAVEDIQRIVAQLKNRNIGILITDHNVQETLAITERSYLMFEGNILKAGIPEELAADEMVRKVYLGQNFELRKKKISL comes from the coding sequence ATGAAGTTACGTGCCCAAAATATAATGAAATCGTACAAAGGAAGACCTGTAGTTAAAGGAATTTCCCTTGAGGTTAACCGGGGAGAGATTGTAGGCCTTCTTGGCCCTAACGGGGCAGGAAAAACCACTTCATTTTATATGATTGTAGGGTTGATTAAACCCAATGGCGGAAAAATATTTTTGGATAATACTGAGATTACTAAATTCCCAATGTATAAACGTGCTCAAAACGGCATAGGTTATTTAGCACAGGAAGCTTCTGTATTTAGAAAACTAAGTGTAGAAGACAATATTTTATCTGTTTTACAGCTTACCAAACTTTCTAAAAGTGAACAAAAAGAACGTCTTGAAAAGCTTTTGGAGGAATTTGGCCTTACTGAAAAAAGAAAAAGGCGTGGCGATTTGCTTTCCGGTGGAGAAAGGAGACGAACTGAAATTGCAAGAGCTTTGGCTACCGACCCTAAATTTATCCTTTTAGACGAACCCTTTGCCGGAGTAGATCCTGTGGCAGTAGAAGATATTCAAAGAATTGTAGCCCAACTAAAAAATAGAAATATAGGTATTTTAATTACTGACCATAATGTTCAGGAAACTCTTGCAATAACCGAACGGTCTTATTTAATGTTTGAAGGAAATATACTAAAAGCTGGTATTCCCGAAGAACTTGCTGCTGATGAGATGGTTAGAAAAGTATATCTGGGACAAAACTTCGAACTAAGAAAGAAAAAAATAAGTTTATAA
- a CDS encoding carboxymuconolactone decarboxylase family protein: MSNAVNEFNEYRSKMNEKILNDNNKIIKRIFNLDTNAYAAGVLDIKTKELLGLVASTVLRCDDCIKYHLETCYKQKLSKAEIMEALSIATLVGGTIVVPHLRRAYEYWEELEKA; this comes from the coding sequence ATGTCAAACGCAGTAAATGAATTTAATGAGTATCGTTCTAAAATGAACGAAAAGATCCTTAATGATAATAATAAAATAATTAAAAGGATATTTAACTTAGACACGAATGCATATGCTGCCGGCGTTTTGGATATTAAAACAAAAGAGCTTTTAGGATTAGTAGCTTCCACTGTTTTAAGGTGTGATGATTGTATAAAATATCATTTGGAAACCTGCTATAAACAAAAGCTTTCCAAAGCAGAAATCATGGAAGCTTTGAGTATTGCCACACTGGTGGGAGGAACAATTGTTGTCCCTCATCTCCGACGAGCTTATGAATACTGGGAAGAGCTTGAAAAAGCATAA
- the tatC gene encoding twin-arginine translocase subunit TatC gives MAKKVTKPEEMSFLDHLEELRWHLIRSTAAVVIVGIVAFVAKDFVFDTVIFGPKKPEFPTYEFFCKISRVLGLDETFCTKELPFRIQSREMAGQFSAHIWTSIWAGFILAFPYILYEMWKFVSPGLYENERKNARGFIFIASFLFFLGVLFGYYVIAPLSINFLATYQVSKQVFNDIDLSSYISTVRASVIACGLIFELPIIIYFLTKVGLVTPEVLRKYRKISLVVVLILSAVITPPDVASQIVVAIPILILYEISILISKTVIKKEERKLKKDVKRSK, from the coding sequence ATGGCTAAAAAAGTTACTAAACCTGAGGAAATGTCATTTTTAGATCATCTTGAAGAGTTAAGATGGCACTTAATAAGATCAACTGCAGCAGTAGTAATAGTAGGAATTGTAGCATTTGTGGCAAAAGATTTTGTTTTTGACACCGTTATTTTCGGCCCTAAAAAACCTGAGTTTCCAACTTATGAATTTTTTTGTAAAATTTCCAGGGTATTGGGCCTGGACGAAACTTTTTGTACTAAAGAATTACCTTTCAGAATTCAAAGCCGGGAAATGGCGGGTCAGTTTTCTGCCCACATATGGACATCTATATGGGCCGGCTTTATTTTAGCCTTTCCCTACATTCTATATGAAATGTGGAAATTTGTTAGTCCCGGTTTGTATGAAAATGAAAGAAAAAATGCCCGCGGCTTTATATTTATAGCTTCATTTTTATTTTTCCTGGGTGTATTGTTCGGCTATTATGTTATTGCACCGCTTTCAATTAATTTTCTTGCTACATATCAGGTGAGTAAACAGGTATTTAATGATATAGACCTTTCTTCTTATATCTCTACCGTACGAGCCTCTGTAATAGCATGCGGTTTAATATTTGAACTGCCTATTATTATTTATTTTTTAACTAAAGTAGGACTGGTAACACCGGAAGTATTACGCAAATACCGAAAAATCTCACTGGTAGTAGTTCTTATACTCTCTGCAGTTATAACCCCTCCTGATGTGGCAAGCCAGATTGTAGTGGCCATTCCAATTTTAATTTTGTATGAAATCAGTATTTTAATATCTAAAACCGTTATAAAAAAAGAAGAACGTAAACTTAAAAAAGATGTCAAACGCAGTAAATGA
- a CDS encoding KpsF/GutQ family sugar-phosphate isomerase — protein sequence MNTHNTIIEIARRAIKTQSEAISNLVKYVNEEFAEATETIFDLKGRVIVTGVGKSAIIANKIVATLNSTGTPAIFMHAADAIHGDLGTIQKEDAVICISKSGNTPEVKVLVPLIKNGNNKLIAITANKESFLGKSADYVLNAYVEKEACPNNLAPTTSTTAQLVVGDALAICLLQMRGFSSSDFAKYHPGGSLGKRLYLRVNDISSVNMKPEVLADDDIKKVIVEISEKMLGVTAVVENKKIIGIITDGDIRRMLSKYDNINGLQAKDIMSVNPKRIKAGAMAIDALELMEANEISQLLVEKNGEYAGVIHLHDLIKEGII from the coding sequence TTGAATACTCATAATACTATTATTGAAATTGCCCGGAGAGCAATAAAAACACAAAGCGAAGCAATAAGTAATTTGGTAAAATATGTAAACGAAGAATTTGCAGAGGCCACTGAAACAATTTTTGACTTAAAAGGAAGAGTAATTGTCACCGGAGTAGGTAAAAGTGCAATTATTGCCAATAAAATAGTTGCTACTCTAAATTCAACGGGAACTCCCGCAATTTTTATGCATGCTGCAGATGCCATACACGGCGATTTAGGTACCATACAAAAAGAGGATGCCGTTATTTGCATCTCTAAAAGCGGTAATACCCCTGAAGTTAAAGTTTTGGTACCTTTAATAAAAAACGGAAATAACAAATTAATTGCAATTACTGCCAATAAAGAATCCTTTTTAGGGAAAAGTGCCGATTATGTTCTTAATGCTTATGTAGAAAAAGAAGCTTGTCCAAATAATCTGGCTCCTACCACAAGTACTACTGCACAATTGGTAGTGGGTGATGCACTGGCTATATGCTTATTGCAGATGAGAGGATTTAGCAGCAGCGATTTTGCTAAATATCATCCGGGAGGTTCACTTGGCAAAAGATTATATTTAAGAGTTAACGATATCTCATCCGTTAATATGAAACCCGAAGTACTTGCCGATGATGATATTAAAAAAGTAATTGTGGAAATTTCAGAAAAAATGCTTGGGGTGACCGCTGTAGTTGAAAATAAAAAAATTATTGGTATTATTACGGATGGAGACATACGAAGAATGTTAAGTAAATATGATAATATAAACGGGTTACAGGCAAAAGACATTATGTCGGTTAACCCCAAACGTATAAAAGCCGGTGCTATGGCTATTGATGCATTAGAACTTATGGAAGCTAATGAAATTTCTCAACTACTTGTTGAAAAAAATGGTGAATATGCCGGTGTTATACATCTTCATGATCTTATAAAAGAAGGCATCATATAA
- the recQ gene encoding DNA helicase RecQ codes for MKKAEIDLHSALKKYFGFDEFKGLQEDVIDSITKNINTFVIMPTGGGKSLCYQLPALVKDGTAIVVSPLIALMKNQVDVLRGISSESGIAHVLNSSLTKTEIKQVMSDIESGITKLLYVAPESLNKDEYVDFLKSNRISFVAIDEAHCISEWGHDFRPEYRNLRTIINRLGEDIPIIALTATATPKVQEDIIKNLGMGDARIFKASFNRPNLFYEVRPKTKNVDADIIRFIKQNAGKSGIIYCLSRKKVEELAQVLQVNGISSVPYHAGLDAKTRSKHQDMFLMEDVDVVVATIAFGMGIDKPDVRYVIHHDIPKSIESYYQETGRAGRDGGEGHCLAFYSYKDIEKLEKFMSGKPVAEQEIGHALLQDMVAYAETSMSRRKYILHYFGEEFDEVNGEGADMDDNVRNPKKKHEAKSDVIKLLSVIRETKEKYKSKEIVNTLTGKENALIVSYKTNERPFFGIGKEKEAAYWMALLRQVMVEKLLKKEIEQYGVLHLTETGRKFLEKPVSFMMTEDHSYEETEDDSIITNSKGGGGGVADEALLKMLKSLRKEQSKKLGLPPTVIFQEPSLEDMALKYPVTLEEMVNIHGVGEGKAKKYGKPFIEIISKYVKENDITRPDDFVVKSTGSNSALKLYVIQSVDRKIPLDDIASAKGLSMDDLLKEMEQIVYMGTKLNINYWVDEILDEDQQEELHEYFMEAEDDKISLAMEEFDGDYEDDELRLYRIKFISDVAN; via the coding sequence ATGAAGAAAGCCGAAATTGACTTGCATTCAGCTTTAAAAAAGTATTTTGGATTTGATGAATTTAAAGGGCTGCAAGAAGATGTCATTGATTCTATAACAAAAAATATAAATACTTTCGTAATCATGCCAACCGGGGGAGGCAAATCTCTCTGTTATCAATTGCCTGCATTGGTAAAAGATGGAACGGCAATAGTTGTTTCTCCGCTTATTGCTTTAATGAAAAACCAGGTTGATGTCCTAAGGGGGATTTCATCAGAAAGTGGTATTGCTCATGTATTGAATTCTTCTTTAACCAAGACGGAGATAAAACAGGTAATGAGTGATATTGAAAGTGGAATAACCAAACTTCTGTATGTGGCTCCTGAGTCTTTAAATAAAGACGAATATGTAGATTTTTTAAAATCTAATAGAATTTCTTTTGTAGCAATAGATGAAGCTCATTGTATTTCAGAGTGGGGACATGATTTCAGGCCTGAATATCGAAATTTAAGGACAATTATTAATCGTTTAGGAGAGGATATTCCTATAATTGCCCTTACTGCAACTGCTACTCCGAAAGTTCAGGAAGACATTATAAAAAATCTTGGGATGGGAGATGCCAGAATATTTAAAGCATCTTTTAATCGTCCTAATTTATTTTATGAAGTAAGGCCTAAAACAAAAAATGTTGATGCAGATATTATCCGGTTTATAAAGCAAAATGCAGGTAAGTCAGGTATCATATATTGTTTAAGTCGTAAAAAAGTTGAAGAATTGGCACAGGTCCTCCAGGTAAATGGTATTAGTTCTGTGCCATATCATGCTGGATTGGATGCAAAAACACGTTCCAAACATCAGGATATGTTTTTAATGGAAGATGTTGATGTAGTAGTTGCAACTATTGCATTTGGAATGGGAATTGATAAACCGGATGTGCGATATGTCATACATCATGATATACCTAAAAGTATAGAAAGTTATTATCAGGAAACCGGCAGGGCTGGTAGAGATGGTGGTGAAGGTCACTGCCTTGCTTTTTATTCATATAAGGATATTGAGAAGCTGGAAAAATTTATGAGTGGCAAACCTGTGGCCGAACAGGAAATAGGCCATGCTTTACTTCAGGATATGGTGGCGTATGCAGAAACATCCATGTCTCGTAGAAAATATATTTTACATTATTTTGGTGAAGAATTTGATGAAGTTAACGGGGAAGGGGCTGATATGGATGATAATGTACGAAACCCTAAAAAGAAACATGAAGCCAAAAGTGATGTTATTAAACTTTTATCAGTAATCCGTGAGACAAAAGAAAAATATAAATCCAAGGAAATAGTAAATACTCTGACCGGTAAGGAGAATGCACTTATAGTCTCTTATAAAACCAATGAAAGACCTTTTTTTGGGATTGGAAAGGAAAAGGAAGCCGCCTACTGGATGGCTTTATTAAGGCAGGTAATGGTTGAAAAGCTCCTTAAAAAAGAAATAGAGCAATATGGTGTTCTACATCTTACTGAAACCGGAAGGAAATTTTTGGAGAAACCGGTTTCTTTTATGATGACCGAAGACCACAGTTATGAGGAAACCGAGGACGATTCAATTATAACTAATTCCAAAGGAGGTGGAGGAGGTGTAGCAGATGAAGCCCTGCTTAAAATGTTGAAATCTCTGAGAAAAGAACAATCAAAAAAATTAGGGTTACCGCCCACAGTTATATTTCAGGAGCCTTCTTTAGAAGATATGGCCCTAAAATATCCTGTTACTCTGGAAGAAATGGTCAACATTCATGGAGTGGGTGAAGGAAAAGCAAAAAAATACGGTAAACCTTTTATTGAAATTATAAGTAAATATGTAAAGGAAAATGATATAACCCGTCCTGATGATTTTGTGGTAAAATCTACCGGGTCTAATTCTGCATTAAAACTTTATGTTATTCAAAGTGTAGACAGAAAGATTCCTTTAGATGATATTGCTTCGGCCAAAGGCCTTAGTATGGATGATTTGTTAAAAGAAATGGAGCAGATTGTTTATATGGGAACTAAGCTGAATATAAATTATTGGGTTGATGAAATACTTGATGAAGATCAGCAGGAAGAACTTCATGAGTATTTTATGGAAGCCGAAGACGATAAAATTTCCCTGGCTATGGAAGAGTTTGACGGAGATTATGAAGATGATGAACTCCGGCTGTACAGAATAAAATTTATTAGTGATGTAGCTAATTAG
- a CDS encoding gamma-glutamylcyclotransferase family protein — MEKNTYLFVYGTLMSHFKTPIANYLRENSNYIGKGYFHGLLYDLGNYPGAVYKEDKTKKVYGEIYTLKDFMNSIKILDDYEGINDPVFNIYKREIIKVFSNNTEYECYTYLYKNATNKLKIIDGGNYLLYLNI, encoded by the coding sequence ATGGAAAAAAACACATATTTATTTGTTTACGGAACATTAATGTCACACTTTAAAACCCCAATTGCTAATTATTTAAGAGAAAACTCCAATTACATTGGCAAGGGCTATTTTCACGGGTTACTTTATGATCTTGGAAATTACCCGGGGGCTGTTTATAAGGAAGATAAAACAAAAAAAGTGTATGGTGAAATCTATACTCTGAAGGATTTTATGAATTCGATTAAAATTTTAGATGATTATGAAGGAATAAATGATCCTGTTTTTAATATTTATAAAAGAGAAATAATCAAAGTATTTTCAAATAATACCGAATATGAATGCTATACCTACTTATATAAAAATGCCACCAATAAGCTAAAAATTATTGATGGCGGCAATTACTTACTGTATTTAAATATCTAA